In one Silene latifolia isolate original U9 population chromosome 10, ASM4854445v1, whole genome shotgun sequence genomic region, the following are encoded:
- the LOC141606765 gene encoding uncharacterized protein LOC141606765 isoform X2 encodes MGLKKIRLSSVHLYGRAYRVSRNTIYWDMAKRMAKETSVSQQHLMDSPARYVRLLKAYCWSVKGLMFKITFRVKGENGISVAYIAQVWSNICKRPFQVFTFDKVPGSERKPKDWEINGSNNSDKKVSTKKMGMKGLDLFKGLSSSVAMTKSELDCRNDSGKLRTRAFYVLLEQIRSQRSWSYSREKMLFLGEAAKRIENK; translated from the exons ATGGGGTTGAAGAAGATAAGGCTGAGTTCTGTGCATCTTTATGGGAGAGCTTACCGTGTAAGCCGCAATACTATTTACTGGGACATGGCCAAGCGTATGGCTAAGGAGACATCGGTTTCGCAGCAACATTTGATG GATAGCCCTGCTCGTTACGTTCGCCTCCTAAAAGCTTATTGTTGGAGTGTTAAGGGATTAATGTTCAAGATCACTTTTCGTGTTAAAGGAGAAAACGGTATCAGTGTCGCCTACATTGCTCAAGTGTGGAGTAATATCTGTAAAAGGCCCTTTCAAGTCTTCACTTTTGACAAAGTTCCTGGTTCAG AGAGGAAACCGAAAGATTGGGAGATTAATGGCAGCAACAATTCTGATAAGAAGGTATCTACCAAGAAAATGGGGATGAAGGGACTTGATCTTTTCAAGGGGCTAAGCTCATCAGTTGCGATGACTAAGTCTGAATTAGATTGTCG GAATGATAGTGGCAAACTTCGAACCCGTGCCTTCTACGTTTTGCT GGAGCAAATTAGGAGCCAGAGAAGCTGGAGTTATTCCAGG GAGAAGATGCTATTCCTGGGCGAGGCAGCTAAAAGAATCGAGAATAAGTAG
- the LOC141606765 gene encoding uncharacterized protein LOC141606765 isoform X1, which produces MGLKKIRLSSVHLYGRAYRVSRNTIYWDMAKRMAKETSVSQQHLMDSPARYVRLLKAYCWSVKGLMFKITFRVKGENGISVAYIAQVWSNICKRPFQVFTFDKVPGSERKPKDWEINGSNNSDKKVSTKKMGMKGLDLFKGLSSSVAMTKSELDCRNDSGKLRTRAFYVLLEQIRSQRSWSYSRARKSASTIWRKLPESEKMLFLGEAAKRIENK; this is translated from the exons ATGGGGTTGAAGAAGATAAGGCTGAGTTCTGTGCATCTTTATGGGAGAGCTTACCGTGTAAGCCGCAATACTATTTACTGGGACATGGCCAAGCGTATGGCTAAGGAGACATCGGTTTCGCAGCAACATTTGATG GATAGCCCTGCTCGTTACGTTCGCCTCCTAAAAGCTTATTGTTGGAGTGTTAAGGGATTAATGTTCAAGATCACTTTTCGTGTTAAAGGAGAAAACGGTATCAGTGTCGCCTACATTGCTCAAGTGTGGAGTAATATCTGTAAAAGGCCCTTTCAAGTCTTCACTTTTGACAAAGTTCCTGGTTCAG AGAGGAAACCGAAAGATTGGGAGATTAATGGCAGCAACAATTCTGATAAGAAGGTATCTACCAAGAAAATGGGGATGAAGGGACTTGATCTTTTCAAGGGGCTAAGCTCATCAGTTGCGATGACTAAGTCTGAATTAGATTGTCG GAATGATAGTGGCAAACTTCGAACCCGTGCCTTCTACGTTTTGCT GGAGCAAATTAGGAGCCAGAGAAGCTGGAGTTATTCCAGG GCGAGGAAGTCTGCTTCTACCATATGGAGGAAGCTTCCGGAATCT GAGAAGATGCTATTCCTGGGCGAGGCAGCTAAAAGAATCGAGAATAAGTAG